A single genomic interval of Terriglobus albidus harbors:
- a CDS encoding TonB-dependent receptor — translation MRQRIRFFRFMTMLLLAVCSSFAMAQTITGSINGTVTDASGAVIPNASVVATNVDTGVETPTTTNSEGIYSLRFLQIGNYKVTITSSGFATTTYGPFALETGQNAKIDGKLGVANQSQKVTVEAEVAPLLNTESPTLATTLDTRAIENLPLVSRNLNALTMFLPGAISTSPNSFVSNASISGPLSGNNPANASSNSSVSVNGNRQQTNQYLLDGMNINQTLDDTPGYNPSVDAIGQVQVISANAPAEYGNVLGGDILYQTKSGTNQFHGSAFYFLGNHLLNANTWANKHGSTIVPRSTFTRSIFGATFGGPIFKDKLFFFGDYQGGRYHSGGSGLATVLTDKMRNGDFSELLNPALMCSGDPGGVCANNARLIELYDATTAGNPRYANNQITISNPAAQYLLAHPELYPRANRAPDASNTPARNNYVGPTKQRNYGNQFDIKVDWKATQKDNLSVRFSYANQGQTTQNVLPTSFASAPTFPVRGVAINEIHSFNSAMVNEFRAGYTRIQNNGAVLLDPTGVFGLRGDSVLGIGSSNPVNQQFAGFSALGFTNSNSPQGFLATNGTEYTTLGNQNTGTNYTINTFLYGDNFTWLKDRHTFKFGVQFLRQQQNNFYPGNDGSLGGFFYLGPGTSSNTTLANGHSTGYTAADFLLNRAGFKSIGGVAGPVGMRQWRNAYFIQDDWKVLPTLTLNLGIRYEYSQPIYEVNRKMSTIDPANPGRIIVDGNNTSVCQPFGLPCITASAAGYGRGLVDPYYGSIMPRIGFALSVSPKFVVRAGYGLQNYMEGTGANLRMTTNLPFQSASQLSGNLPGTGNTAGSFYNVQGGFGAASALSNVYNVWNKKIKPAFISIYNLTLEYQFTSTASLQVGYAGESGQHLVTANQRNQLHNPCVINGAPVAVNTANPNPACLTLAPAPFYTTPGVGYNGVIRYTDSNAAMNYNSLQVSFRQRAWHGLQYTANYTYSKGLTNSTGFYGVPSVTVGSAYAENVYDLHSEWGPIGQDIRHALNYNLVYDLPIGRSRMLGRNMPLILDEVIGGWKLGMTGISYYAGFPVNISATNNSMVNGNSQRANHYRPLKIVNRSINNWFGTDPSAIPCAAGVDNGVCAYGQPAPGTFGSTRPTSERAPGFQTYGASITKDFTIWNEHQINFRADADNLFNSAYWSNPSSNVGSPATFGQITAVRNNPRNMQLSVKYHF, via the coding sequence ATGCGGCAACGAATTCGATTCTTTCGATTCATGACGATGTTGCTCCTGGCTGTCTGTAGCAGCTTTGCTATGGCCCAGACGATCACCGGCAGCATCAACGGTACCGTGACCGACGCTTCCGGCGCCGTTATTCCAAACGCCAGTGTCGTCGCAACGAATGTGGATACCGGGGTTGAGACTCCCACCACAACCAACAGTGAAGGCATCTACAGCCTTCGCTTCCTGCAGATCGGCAACTATAAGGTAACGATCACCTCTTCGGGGTTCGCTACCACAACGTATGGCCCCTTCGCTCTGGAGACGGGTCAAAATGCAAAGATTGACGGCAAGCTGGGGGTTGCGAATCAATCGCAGAAGGTTACCGTCGAAGCTGAGGTCGCACCTCTCCTCAATACCGAGAGTCCAACCCTTGCTACTACGTTGGATACTCGCGCCATTGAGAACCTTCCTCTGGTTAGCCGCAATCTCAATGCCCTGACAATGTTCCTTCCCGGCGCGATCAGCACCTCGCCGAACAGCTTCGTCAGCAATGCCTCGATCTCCGGTCCGCTCAGCGGAAACAATCCGGCAAATGCCAGCAGCAATAGCTCGGTCTCCGTCAACGGCAACCGTCAACAAACTAATCAGTATCTGCTTGATGGTATGAACATCAATCAGACGCTGGACGACACGCCGGGCTACAACCCCAGCGTTGATGCGATCGGTCAGGTTCAGGTCATCTCTGCCAACGCTCCCGCGGAATACGGGAATGTACTCGGCGGCGATATTCTCTATCAGACCAAGAGCGGCACGAACCAGTTTCACGGCAGTGCCTTCTACTTCCTCGGCAATCACCTTTTGAATGCCAACACCTGGGCCAACAAGCACGGATCGACCATTGTTCCAAGGAGCACCTTCACTCGCAGCATCTTCGGCGCGACGTTTGGCGGTCCTATCTTCAAAGATAAGCTCTTCTTCTTCGGTGACTACCAGGGTGGCCGTTATCACTCCGGTGGTAGCGGACTCGCGACCGTGCTCACCGACAAGATGCGCAATGGCGATTTTTCTGAACTGCTCAACCCGGCTCTGATGTGCTCCGGCGATCCAGGTGGAGTCTGCGCGAACAACGCTCGTCTGATCGAGTTGTACGATGCGACGACCGCGGGTAATCCCAGATACGCCAATAACCAGATCACGATCTCCAACCCCGCGGCGCAGTATCTATTGGCGCATCCTGAGCTCTATCCGCGTGCAAACCGTGCGCCGGATGCCAGCAACACTCCGGCTCGCAACAACTACGTTGGTCCCACCAAACAGCGTAACTATGGCAACCAGTTCGATATCAAGGTTGACTGGAAGGCTACGCAAAAGGACAACCTGTCTGTCCGCTTCTCGTATGCGAACCAGGGACAGACGACACAGAATGTTCTTCCTACCAGCTTCGCCAGCGCCCCCACCTTCCCGGTACGCGGCGTTGCCATCAATGAGATCCATAGCTTCAACTCAGCGATGGTCAATGAGTTCCGCGCCGGCTACACTCGCATTCAGAATAATGGCGCGGTTTTGCTTGATCCTACCGGGGTCTTTGGCCTCCGGGGAGACAGCGTTCTCGGCATCGGAAGCAGTAATCCGGTCAATCAGCAGTTTGCCGGCTTCTCTGCTCTTGGCTTCACCAACTCCAATAGCCCACAGGGTTTTCTGGCAACCAACGGAACCGAATACACCACCCTCGGCAACCAGAATACCGGGACAAACTACACCATCAACACCTTCCTGTATGGTGACAACTTCACTTGGCTCAAGGATCGCCACACCTTCAAATTTGGTGTGCAGTTCCTGCGCCAGCAACAGAACAACTTCTATCCGGGTAATGACGGCTCACTCGGCGGTTTCTTCTATCTCGGACCGGGAACCTCCAGTAACACCACGCTTGCCAACGGACACAGCACCGGCTACACCGCCGCTGACTTCCTTCTGAACCGAGCCGGTTTCAAGAGTATTGGCGGCGTCGCCGGTCCGGTCGGCATGCGTCAGTGGCGCAATGCCTACTTCATCCAGGACGACTGGAAGGTCCTTCCAACCCTTACCCTTAACCTCGGTATCCGCTACGAGTACTCGCAGCCGATCTATGAAGTCAACCGCAAGATGTCGACCATCGACCCCGCGAATCCCGGCAGGATTATCGTCGACGGCAACAATACCTCCGTATGCCAGCCGTTCGGCCTCCCCTGCATCACAGCCAGTGCTGCTGGCTATGGCCGCGGATTGGTTGACCCGTACTACGGCAGCATCATGCCTCGCATTGGTTTTGCCCTGTCGGTGAGTCCTAAGTTCGTCGTTCGCGCCGGATATGGCCTGCAGAACTATATGGAAGGCACCGGCGCAAACCTCCGTATGACCACCAACCTTCCCTTCCAGTCAGCCTCGCAGCTCAGCGGAAATCTGCCTGGTACAGGCAATACCGCTGGTTCCTTCTATAACGTACAGGGTGGTTTTGGAGCAGCCTCGGCGCTCTCGAACGTCTATAACGTCTGGAACAAGAAGATCAAGCCGGCATTCATCAGCATCTATAACCTGACGCTGGAGTATCAGTTCACCAGCACAGCCTCCCTTCAGGTCGGCTATGCCGGCGAGTCTGGTCAGCACCTGGTTACCGCAAACCAGCGCAACCAGCTGCATAATCCCTGCGTCATCAACGGAGCTCCGGTAGCCGTCAACACGGCCAACCCCAACCCGGCTTGCCTCACCTTGGCTCCGGCTCCCTTCTACACAACTCCAGGTGTGGGCTATAACGGCGTGATTCGTTACACCGACTCGAATGCCGCGATGAACTACAACTCCCTGCAGGTCAGCTTCCGCCAGCGCGCCTGGCATGGTCTGCAGTACACCGCCAACTACACCTACAGCAAGGGACTCACCAACAGCACCGGCTTCTATGGTGTGCCCAGTGTTACGGTAGGCAGCGCATATGCAGAAAATGTCTATGATCTCCACTCAGAATGGGGTCCCATCGGACAGGACATCCGTCATGCTCTCAACTACAACCTGGTGTATGACCTGCCGATCGGCCGCAGCCGGATGCTCGGCAGAAATATGCCGCTGATCCTCGACGAAGTCATCGGTGGATGGAAACTGGGTATGACCGGTATCTCCTACTATGCAGGATTCCCCGTCAACATCAGCGCAACCAACAACTCCATGGTCAATGGCAACTCACAGCGTGCAAATCACTATCGCCCGTTGAAGATTGTCAATCGTTCCATCAACAACTGGTTCGGAACTGATCCGTCGGCGATTCCGTGCGCCGCCGGCGTAGACAATGGTGTCTGCGCTTACGGACAGCCCGCACCTGGAACCTTCGGCAGCACTCGTCCTACCTCGGAACGCGCACCAGGTTTCCAGACCTACGGAGCCTCCATTACCAAGGACTTCACGATCTGGAATGAGCATCAGATCAACTTCCGCGCTGATGCCGATAACCTCTTCAACAGTGCCTACTGGTCTAATCCATCCAGCAACGTAGGCTCGCCTGCAACCTTCGGCCAGATTACGGCCGTCCGCAACAATCCTCGTAACATGCAGTTGTCAGTCAAATATCACTTCTAG
- a CDS encoding response regulator transcription factor, whose product MRLLIIEDEKRLAENIAQALREAGFAVDYAADGITGSHMAVQDIFDAIILDLMLPGKSGKRVLTELRQTKSRTPVLVLTALEGKETIVDLLNSGADDYLAKPFDLGELLARVKALIRRAKGVSSTIIQVADMEIDTVRQTVKRRGQEIDLSPMEYRILQYLSYRPRAIVSKQELLEHLYDFEWEHHSNVIEAHISNLRRKLNLQGTEPLIETLRHRGYRLSEEASS is encoded by the coding sequence GTGCGTCTTCTCATCATTGAGGATGAAAAACGGCTCGCGGAGAATATTGCCCAGGCGCTTCGCGAGGCGGGTTTTGCGGTCGATTACGCGGCTGATGGTATTACCGGGTCTCACATGGCGGTGCAGGATATCTTCGATGCCATCATCCTGGACCTGATGCTGCCAGGGAAAAGTGGCAAGCGGGTCCTGACCGAGCTTCGGCAGACGAAGTCCCGCACTCCCGTCCTGGTGCTGACGGCGCTCGAGGGCAAAGAGACGATCGTCGACCTGCTTAACAGCGGAGCAGACGATTACCTGGCCAAGCCGTTTGATCTGGGCGAACTGCTGGCCCGCGTCAAGGCGCTTATCCGCCGGGCGAAGGGTGTCTCCTCAACCATCATCCAGGTCGCCGACATGGAGATTGACACCGTCCGCCAGACGGTAAAGCGGCGTGGTCAGGAGATCGACCTCTCGCCGATGGAATACCGCATCCTGCAGTACCTCTCGTATCGTCCACGTGCGATCGTCTCAAAGCAGGAGTTGCTTGAGCATCTCTACGACTTCGAGTGGGAGCATCACTCCAACGTCATTGAGGCCCACATCTCCAATCTCCGCCGTAAGCTGAACCTTCAAGGAACAGAGCCTCTGATCGAAACCCTGCGGCACCGTGGATACCGGTTGAGTGAGGAAGCTTCGTCGTGA
- a CDS encoding sensor histidine kinase, whose translation MNQGSSITRRLITAVLLLEGLAAVLLIVAVIVNEHQDEYSAFDANLRASANAFLGAVQEAEDSSPNIGLDVRRIPRTPHAVYRVTDGEGHVLGAEGPVPDLTIEPDSFRRVKINGHSYRFFALDGERVVDPGTPSAVIHQVHILYGQPDGRVWHEIWEATRFFMLATAILLGVTAVLLVWMIRRLLSPIHVLASEADKVNSVHWSFTAPEVAMHLAELRPLASAIERTVNRLQSSFEQQKRFTRDAAHELKTDLAIVKSSLQLLTMKERSVEEYGKGLGIALEDFTRLEETVQQMLTLARLEQPADAVSPTCALHQVLQDNVTQSASFASLNKVTLMASPVAAVSVPVDARDAALLCSNLIVNALQHSPDHGAVEIALRSDGPTATLTIRDHGEGIAEEDRPHLFEPFYRGDPSRSRKSGGTGLGLSICKAICDRAGGSIEIGNHRAGGAIVTVTLPVSRAGRTG comes from the coding sequence GTGAACCAGGGTAGTTCGATCACGCGGCGGCTTATTACCGCTGTGCTGCTTCTGGAAGGGCTCGCCGCAGTTCTGCTGATCGTCGCTGTCATCGTCAATGAGCATCAGGATGAGTACAGTGCCTTCGATGCCAACCTCAGGGCCTCCGCAAACGCGTTTTTAGGCGCCGTGCAGGAAGCGGAAGACTCTTCCCCCAACATTGGCCTCGATGTGCGCAGAATTCCTCGAACGCCGCACGCGGTGTATCGCGTAACTGACGGCGAGGGACACGTTCTCGGCGCCGAGGGGCCGGTACCGGACCTCACCATCGAGCCCGATTCTTTTCGGCGAGTCAAAATTAACGGTCACTCCTATCGCTTCTTTGCTCTTGATGGAGAACGGGTCGTCGATCCCGGAACCCCAAGTGCTGTGATCCACCAGGTGCACATTCTCTACGGACAGCCGGATGGCCGTGTGTGGCACGAGATCTGGGAGGCGACACGCTTTTTCATGCTCGCGACAGCGATCTTGCTGGGGGTTACGGCGGTTCTGCTCGTCTGGATGATTCGCAGACTACTGTCTCCGATCCATGTGCTGGCATCTGAGGCGGACAAGGTGAACTCTGTGCATTGGAGCTTTACCGCGCCGGAAGTCGCGATGCACCTTGCGGAGCTGCGACCGCTCGCATCTGCTATTGAGCGAACCGTCAACCGGCTTCAGAGTTCCTTTGAGCAGCAGAAGCGCTTCACTCGCGATGCAGCGCATGAGCTGAAGACAGACCTCGCCATTGTTAAATCGTCGCTGCAGTTACTCACCATGAAGGAGCGGAGCGTCGAGGAGTATGGAAAGGGCCTCGGTATCGCCCTTGAAGATTTCACGCGGCTGGAAGAGACGGTGCAGCAGATGCTGACGCTTGCGCGCCTGGAGCAGCCTGCCGATGCCGTTTCGCCAACGTGTGCCCTGCACCAGGTCCTGCAGGACAACGTCACCCAGAGCGCTTCGTTTGCTTCGCTGAACAAAGTCACCTTGATGGCCTCTCCTGTGGCAGCCGTCTCCGTTCCCGTGGATGCGCGAGATGCGGCGCTTCTTTGTTCCAACCTGATCGTGAATGCCCTGCAGCATAGTCCTGATCACGGGGCGGTTGAAATCGCCCTGCGGTCTGATGGACCTACGGCAACGTTGACCATTCGCGACCATGGTGAAGGCATTGCGGAGGAAGATCGTCCTCACCTGTTTGAACCGTTCTATCGCGGTGATCCGTCACGCAGCCGGAAGAGCGGTGGCACCGGTCTCGGTCTCTCGATCTGTAAGGCGATCTGCGATCGTGCCGGCGGAAGCATCGAGATCGGCAATCATCGAGCCGGAGGCGCCATTGTCACGGTGACGCTTCCGGTGTCGAGAGCCGGAAGGACAGGTTAG
- a CDS encoding LacI family DNA-binding transcriptional regulator, whose translation MKKRKRSDARNAKSRLDIRTVAHAAGVSVATVSRVINKVPSVDPALAKKVWESIQKLGYVPNTQARALVSGRSKLLGVIISDITNPFFPELIQGFEDKAVEVGYETLIGSTNYDLQRMEQCVQRMLERKVEGVAVMTFGIEEPLLDRLASQGIPMVFIDLAPKKKGISTIRVDYQKGIHEAVQHLAVLGHRRLAFISGPDRLHSAVARLQAFRSAVDEIGLRVPESYIFHGDHTVEGGERGVDHLLALSKPPTAIMCSNDMTAIGAMHALSRAGLSIPKDISLIGFDDIRISEYMLPPLTTIRMSGRDIAASAVTALLDTSTPPRDVETKLVVRQTTSVPAGTLADLRKKSGKARSR comes from the coding sequence TTGAAAAAACGCAAGCGGTCAGACGCCAGGAACGCTAAAAGCCGTCTGGATATTCGCACTGTGGCTCACGCGGCCGGAGTTTCGGTGGCAACCGTATCGCGGGTCATCAATAAGGTCCCGTCTGTCGATCCTGCCCTGGCAAAGAAGGTATGGGAATCAATTCAGAAGCTTGGGTATGTTCCGAATACCCAGGCTCGCGCCCTGGTATCAGGCCGCAGCAAGCTGCTCGGGGTCATCATCTCCGACATCACTAATCCCTTCTTTCCGGAGCTGATTCAGGGCTTCGAGGACAAGGCCGTCGAAGTTGGCTACGAGACACTCATCGGCTCGACCAACTACGACCTGCAGCGCATGGAGCAGTGCGTACAGCGCATGCTGGAGCGCAAGGTCGAAGGCGTTGCGGTGATGACCTTCGGTATCGAAGAGCCGCTTCTCGATCGCCTGGCATCGCAGGGCATCCCAATGGTCTTTATCGACCTGGCTCCGAAGAAGAAGGGCATTTCGACGATCAGGGTGGATTACCAGAAAGGGATCCACGAGGCAGTGCAGCATCTGGCCGTACTCGGACACCGGAGGCTTGCATTCATCTCCGGACCCGACCGGCTTCACTCTGCCGTGGCCCGGCTGCAGGCCTTTCGTAGCGCCGTCGACGAGATCGGATTGCGCGTGCCGGAGAGCTACATCTTTCACGGAGACCATACCGTGGAAGGCGGTGAACGTGGTGTTGATCACCTGCTTGCCCTCAGCAAGCCACCTACCGCCATCATGTGCTCGAACGACATGACCGCCATCGGCGCCATGCATGCACTCTCACGGGCAGGGTTGTCGATTCCCAAAGATATCTCCCTGATCGGATTCGATGACATCCGTATCAGCGAATACATGCTGCCGCCGCTCACCACAATCCGCATGTCCGGACGGGACATTGCCGCCAGTGCCGTGACGGCGCTGCTCGACACCTCCACGCCTCCGCGGGACGTTGAAACGAAGCTGGTGGTACGTCAAACCACTTCGGTACCGGCCGGCACACTCGCCGACCTGCGCAAGAAATCCGGGAAGGCTCGCTCTCGCTAA
- the araA gene encoding L-arabinose isomerase — protein sequence MASTASLEIWFVTGSQHLYGPETLATVAENSSKIAASLDSSTAIPAKVVWKPTLTSPEAIRDLCQEANSSKSCIGLVLWMHTFSPAKMWIAGLSLLRKPILQLHTQFNRELPWATIDMDFMNLNQAAHGDREFGHITARLRLPRKVVVGYFEDPETVAEIGVWSRAALGWHESQNLKVARFGDNMRHVAVTEGDKVEAQRVFGYTVSGYGIGDLTDRMAQFSDQEVARLVSEYRQSYSIASQHDRADSLTVAARIELGLRAFLTEGGFGAFTDTFEDLHGMGQLPGIATQRLMADGFGFGGEGDWKTAALVRVMKVMAQGLTGGTSFMEDYTYDFSGTPKVLGSHMLEICPSIADAKPSLEVHPLGIGGKADPVRLVFNTPAGPAIVASVVDMGDRFRMIVNDVDVIPAEHDLPRLPVARAVWIPRPSLKAAAAAWIYAGGAHHTGFSQALTMEHMEDFAAIAGIELIRIDAETRLRDIRQALTRG from the coding sequence ATGGCATCGACAGCTTCTCTGGAAATCTGGTTTGTGACCGGCAGCCAGCACCTCTATGGTCCTGAAACCCTGGCAACGGTCGCGGAGAACTCTTCGAAAATTGCCGCATCGCTCGACAGCAGCACAGCTATTCCCGCAAAGGTGGTCTGGAAGCCAACGCTGACCTCTCCTGAAGCGATTCGAGACCTGTGCCAGGAGGCCAATTCCAGCAAGAGCTGCATTGGATTGGTGCTGTGGATGCATACGTTTTCTCCGGCCAAGATGTGGATCGCCGGCCTGTCGCTGCTGCGCAAGCCGATCCTGCAGCTCCACACTCAGTTCAACCGCGAGCTGCCGTGGGCGACCATCGACATGGACTTTATGAATCTGAACCAGGCCGCCCATGGCGACCGTGAGTTCGGACACATCACCGCCAGACTCCGTCTACCCAGAAAGGTCGTCGTCGGCTACTTCGAAGATCCCGAGACCGTCGCCGAGATTGGCGTCTGGAGCCGCGCCGCGCTCGGCTGGCACGAATCCCAGAACCTGAAGGTCGCCCGCTTTGGCGACAACATGCGTCACGTTGCCGTCACCGAAGGCGACAAGGTCGAGGCTCAGCGTGTTTTTGGGTACACCGTCTCCGGCTATGGCATCGGCGACCTTACCGACCGCATGGCGCAGTTCAGCGATCAGGAGGTCGCCAGACTGGTCAGCGAATACCGTCAGAGCTACTCGATCGCGAGCCAGCATGACCGGGCCGACTCGCTGACCGTAGCCGCCCGCATTGAGCTTGGACTGCGCGCATTTCTGACGGAAGGCGGTTTCGGCGCATTTACCGACACCTTTGAAGATCTGCACGGCATGGGTCAGCTCCCTGGCATCGCGACACAGCGTCTGATGGCTGATGGCTTTGGATTCGGCGGAGAAGGCGACTGGAAGACGGCCGCACTGGTACGGGTGATGAAGGTGATGGCGCAGGGCCTGACGGGCGGAACTTCGTTCATGGAGGACTACACCTACGATTTCTCCGGCACACCCAAGGTGCTGGGATCGCACATGCTGGAGATCTGCCCTTCCATCGCCGACGCCAAACCCTCGCTTGAGGTTCATCCTCTCGGCATTGGCGGCAAGGCGGACCCAGTTCGTCTGGTCTTCAATACTCCCGCGGGTCCGGCCATTGTTGCCAGCGTTGTTGATATGGGCGACCGTTTCCGTATGATTGTCAACGATGTGGATGTAATTCCTGCGGAGCACGATCTGCCCCGTCTGCCAGTCGCACGGGCCGTCTGGATTCCACGACCGAGCCTGAAGGCAGCAGCAGCCGCGTGGATCTATGCCGGAGGAGCGCACCACACAGGTTTCAGCCAGGCGCTTACGATGGAGCACATGGAAGACTTTGCAGCGATTGCCGGAATTGAGCTGATCCGCATCGATGCCGAGACCAGGCTGCGCGATATCCGCCAGGCACTAACGCGCGGCTAG
- a CDS encoding L-ribulose-5-phosphate 4-epimerase, with translation MLQELKEKTLEANLDLVRRGLVLYTFGNASGIDRESGLVVIKPSGVDYDALRPEHMVVCDLDGNIREGDLRPSSDLKTHLELYRAFPSVGGVVHTHSENATAWAQSGREIPALGTTHADYFHGPVPCTRELTDEEINGDYVLNTGYAITERFKGIDPLAVPAVLVAGHAPFAWGRDPMDAAHNAVVLEAVAKMAFMTVLLNSTAGVSQALLDRHYFRKHGANATYGQR, from the coding sequence ATGCTGCAGGAACTGAAAGAGAAAACGCTCGAAGCCAACCTTGACCTCGTACGCCGCGGCCTCGTGCTCTATACCTTTGGCAACGCCAGCGGTATCGACCGCGAAAGCGGTCTGGTAGTCATCAAGCCGAGCGGCGTGGACTATGACGCGCTTCGCCCGGAACACATGGTGGTCTGCGATCTTGACGGCAATATCAGGGAAGGCGATCTCCGACCCTCCAGCGACCTGAAGACCCACCTGGAGCTTTACCGCGCATTCCCAAGTGTTGGTGGAGTGGTGCACACCCATTCCGAAAACGCTACGGCATGGGCTCAGTCCGGCCGTGAGATCCCCGCGCTGGGAACCACCCATGCGGACTACTTCCACGGTCCCGTCCCATGCACTCGCGAGCTGACGGACGAGGAGATCAACGGTGATTACGTGCTGAATACCGGGTATGCGATTACCGAACGGTTCAAGGGCATCGATCCGCTGGCCGTTCCTGCAGTTCTGGTGGCTGGACATGCACCCTTTGCCTGGGGCCGCGATCCGATGGACGCCGCACACAATGCGGTCGTTCTGGAGGCCGTGGCGAAGATGGCTTTTATGACCGTGCTGTTAAATTCCACTGCCGGCGTGTCGCAGGCATTGCTGGACCGGCATTACTTCCGCAAACATGGCGCCAACGCCACCTACGGACAGAGGTAA
- a CDS encoding ribulokinase: MAIVAGADFGTLSVRVTLLDSEKGRLGTAVAEYPLHRRREDPDYATQSHDDQMEALVRATRQVLEQAGTRGEDVAAMALDTTGSSVLMVDDAMQPIGPYYLWCDHRAHREAREITELAHTTGLEAIEWCGGVYSHEWGWAKLLHWLRNATSEERGRFGTAIENCDMVAATLTGVTDPAGIKRSVCAMGHKWMWNPKWGGMPSEEFLVKVDPLLEGIREKIGGEYLTSDHIYGGLHPHWADRMGLKAGIPIPVGAFDAHWDALGAGCKEGDVVNVVGTSTCIIAMAEKTQLVPGVCGVVPGSVDPQLTGIEAGLSAVGDIFEAIARRAGKNVKELAQGLESYRAGQTGLLRLSWDNGDRTVLVNPELGGITLGWNLIHTAQDELHAAIEGTAFHTRIILERMEEYGVPVERVINGGGIPQNNATLNQIYANVLNKPVLVPDGVPTSLGSGIIALVAAGVYPSIEAAQAALCLPFKTYMPEAKAAAVYERLYALYRKVYFAFGRPDASAAVLGDVLPQLREIARESLAMDTTGNA; the protein is encoded by the coding sequence ATGGCTATCGTTGCAGGCGCAGACTTTGGAACGCTCAGCGTTCGTGTGACCTTATTGGATTCGGAGAAGGGAAGACTTGGCACAGCAGTCGCCGAGTATCCGCTGCATCGCCGTCGCGAAGATCCGGACTATGCCACGCAGTCTCACGACGATCAGATGGAAGCCCTGGTCCGGGCCACGCGGCAGGTTTTGGAGCAGGCCGGTACGCGCGGTGAAGATGTCGCCGCGATGGCGCTGGATACCACCGGTTCCAGCGTGCTGATGGTGGACGACGCGATGCAGCCTATTGGGCCGTACTATCTGTGGTGCGATCATCGCGCACACCGAGAGGCCCGTGAGATCACCGAGCTGGCCCATACGACGGGACTGGAAGCAATCGAATGGTGCGGCGGCGTTTATTCCCACGAGTGGGGATGGGCGAAGCTGCTGCATTGGCTCCGTAATGCAACCTCGGAGGAGCGCGGCCGGTTCGGAACCGCGATCGAGAACTGTGACATGGTGGCGGCAACGCTTACCGGTGTTACTGATCCCGCCGGGATCAAGCGATCTGTCTGCGCCATGGGCCACAAGTGGATGTGGAATCCGAAGTGGGGAGGCATGCCTTCGGAAGAGTTTCTGGTCAAGGTCGACCCGCTGCTCGAGGGCATTCGGGAGAAGATCGGCGGCGAATATCTGACCTCCGACCATATTTACGGAGGGCTGCATCCACACTGGGCCGACCGTATGGGCTTGAAGGCGGGCATTCCTATTCCTGTAGGAGCCTTCGACGCCCATTGGGATGCACTAGGAGCGGGCTGCAAAGAGGGCGATGTCGTCAATGTCGTTGGCACCTCGACCTGCATCATCGCTATGGCGGAGAAGACGCAGCTCGTCCCCGGAGTCTGCGGTGTGGTTCCAGGCAGCGTTGACCCGCAGCTCACCGGTATTGAAGCCGGCCTGTCTGCTGTCGGCGACATCTTTGAAGCGATTGCGCGACGTGCCGGGAAGAACGTGAAAGAACTGGCCCAGGGATTGGAGAGCTATCGTGCCGGCCAGACCGGTCTGCTTCGCCTGAGCTGGGATAACGGAGACCGCACGGTTCTGGTGAATCCGGAGCTGGGAGGTATCACCCTCGGCTGGAACCTCATTCATACGGCACAGGACGAGCTGCATGCCGCTATTGAAGGCACGGCCTTCCACACGCGCATCATCCTGGAGCGCATGGAAGAGTACGGAGTTCCGGTGGAACGGGTCATCAATGGCGGCGGCATCCCGCAGAACAACGCAACCCTGAACCAGATCTATGCAAATGTTCTGAACAAGCCGGTGCTTGTTCCCGACGGTGTACCTACCAGCCTCGGTTCCGGCATCATCGCGCTGGTTGCTGCTGGGGTTTACCCGTCGATCGAGGCCGCACAAGCCGCGCTCTGCCTGCCGTTCAAGACCTACATGCCAGAGGCGAAGGCTGCGGCCGTCTATGAACGCCTGTACGCGCTTTACCGTAAGGTGTACTTTGCTTTTGGACGTCCGGATGCATCCGCGGCGGTTCTGGGAGATGTCCTTCCCCAACTTCGCGAGATCGCCCGGGAGAGTCTGGCGATGGACACAACAGGCAACGCCTGA